ggggacaaaaaatatcatcttcgtcaaacatagcatccccaagcttgtggctttgcatatcattagcatcatggatattaaaggaattcatactaacaacattgcaatcatgctcatcattcaaatatttaattccaaacattttaatgcattcttcttctaacacttgagcacaatcttcatttccatcattttcacgaaagatattaaaaagatgaagcatatgaggcaccttcaattccatttttttgtagttttcttttataaactaaatagtgataaaacaagaaactaaaagattcgattggaagatctaaagatataccttcaagcactcacctccccggcaacggcgctagaaaggagcttgatgtctactacacaaccttcttcttgtagacgttgttgggcctccaagtgcagaggtttgtaggacagtagcaaatttccctcaagtggatgacctaaggtttatcaatccgtgggaggcgtacgatgaagatggtctctctcaaacaaccctgcaaccaaatatcaaagtgtctcttgtgtccccaagacgcccaatacaatggtaaattgtatacgtgcactagttcggcgaagagatggttatccaagtgcaatatggatggtagatatagttttttgtaatctgaaaatataaaaacagcaaggtaactaatgataaaagtgatcacaaacgatattgcagtgcttcgaaacaaggcctagggttcatactttcactagtgcaagttctctcaacaaggataacataattagatcatataactatccctcaacatgcaacaaagagtcgcTCCAAAGTCGCTAAttgcggagaacaaacgaagagattattgtagggtacgaaaccacctcaaatttattctttccgatcaatccattgggctattcctataagtgtgacaaacaaccctagagttcatagtaaaataacaccttacgacacaaatcaaccaaaaccctaatgtcacctcaagtatccgcgggtatgattatacgagatgcatcacacaatatcagattcatctattcagccaacacaaagaacttcaacgagtgccccaaagtttctactggagagtcaagacgaaaacgtgtgccaacccctatgcatagattcccaaggtcacggaaccgcaagttgatcaccaaaacatagaacaagtgaatcaatagaatacaccattgtcaccacgggtatcccatgcaagacatacatcaagtgttctcaaatccttaaagactcaatccgataagataactataagagcaaagcttgcgatacatcaagatcgtgccaaatcaagaacatagagagagatcaaacacatagctactggtacatacccacagccccgagggtgaactactccctcctcgtcattgacagcgccgggatgatgaagatggccaccggtgatgattcccccctccggcagggtgctggaacaggatcccgattggtttttggtggctacagaggcttgcggcggcggaactctcgatctaggtttcttttcgggggtttctgtatttataggaatttttggcgtcggtctcacgtcaggggggtctccgaatcatgcacgaggtagggggcgtgccccagggggtgggcatgccctccaccctcgtggggcccacgggcctcccctccagtaactctttgttccagtattattatattttccagaaaaattctccgttgattttcagcgcattccgagaacttttatttctgcacaaaaacaacaccatggtagttctgctgaaaacaacgtcagtccgggttagttctaaccaaatcataccaaaatcatgtagaaatattttaaacatggcatgaatacataaaaaattatagatacgttggagaagtatcatAGGTGAATTGTACAGTTCATCGCAAGTGTGGAGTCACAGGGTACTCTGGTGTCGCCTGCGCATCTCTCGGCTATATTTTTTGTCCTCTGTCGTAGTTTTATAGTTTGGACCTTCATGTTAAGTCTGGCTGGGCTTGCTACCATGTGTGTTTTGTGCTGCTAGTTGATTACTTTAGTTTCTAGATGTAGTTTGTATCAGGGGCTTGAAAGACCATGTGGTTTTTGTTAATGGAAAATCAGAGGGGGCGACCCTTCTTTTGATTAAAAAAATGAACTTTCTCTATGCAACTAAAAAATAAATTTTCTCTATTCAAACCCAGTTGAGAACATTATTCATTATAAATCATAAATAATCTTTTGGTAAAAATGTCTATCGCATTCTGTATAATAGCTAGCGAAACCGAAACAAAATAAATGTCTTAAGTATAATATCTAGTGAACGTGGATCAAATTAGGCAAGACAGCTAGAATAAAGGATGATTCAACTTGCAGGAAATTTGAACTTACGACTTACTAGCAGTATAATAAAGTTTATAGACCGTCAGCTAGATAAATAGAAGAAAAAATTTAGGTTGATTCATTCTTCCTTCCGGACTTCCTGAACCGCCTAGATGGTTTGGCGAGATGCTGGCACTTACTCTCGAACCCCTTCTGGAAGTTCACCAAGCGCATGCATACATCTTAGGTGGTTTACGCGTCCCTGGAAGCATAATAGATGTTCTTCAAGGGCAAGGGTGCTTCTGCCCATATATGGTTGTCATCTTCTGTGATAGCATCTTTCATCTTGTTGTAGCCGTGGTGGATGATGGAACTAGCGTAGTCAGCCAAGCCATACTTTTGCTTAATCGTCACTGGATCAGGCACTCTCCACATATTCTGGATATCCACAAAGTTTCGTACCACCAGACCAACGCGCTTGAGTTTTTTCTGGTCATTGTTGATGTCCACCCCAACAAAGGTGTACTCCTCGTCGAGCAAGATGGCGACAAGCAGGCCGCAGTGCTCATCAGCAAGGCCTATGTGGTACACGAGGACGTAGATGCTAATGCATAACTGGACCATGGCAACCATATGTGTCGGACCACGAGGCCAGGTGAATTCCACATCCAGTGCAACTATCTTTTGGTCGTCGTTCTACAGCCAGTATTTGAATCTGTGAATGCAGTACTCAACACACCTAGCCTTGTTCGTGTACTTCACAAAAATATCGGTATTTCCATCTACCCTGACAGCATAATCTTTCACGAACTCCATGCCAAAGGACTATAATTGATGAAACCAGTATAAGACATGAAGCAAGACAATAACATGATAACAATAAGCCGAGATGAATATGAAGACAGATAGTATAGTAATTCTGGCGCTATTGAAAGTTTATGTAAAAAAGTGCATGAACAATTTAAACTAAACATGtactccctctataaagaaaTCACTAAAGTAGTGAACCAAAAGTTGTTATATTTCCTTCCAGAGGGAGTATATGCGAATTAACAATCAAAATTTACGCTCTTGAAATATTTATCTAAACAACTGCATCAACAATCAAGAATGAACATGTATCTATGAATCGTTCATCGCCCATGGAGATGAATCTATGTGTATAAACTAAAGAagcagaagaaaaacaagaaattGACAAGACAACGGACTAGATGTTGCAATCTGTGTGCAAAATTCTCATAAGGCAATGGACTACATGTTGCAGGCAGATGAATCTATGCGCACAAAATAAAGAAGCAGGAGAACAATAAATTGACAGGAAGAAAGCCATCGTATGTGCTGCTACTGGAGAACTAATAACAAAATTGACAGGAAGGAGAACTCACCGTTCCAGAAGCCAGATTGTTGGGAGAGTGGACGACGCAGAGGAAGAGGGAATCGAGAGGACGCAGAGGCAGAGGAACTGTTTTTGGAGAGTCGTGGTTGTGAGGATGAAGCGCTCTCGCGCATGCCCGTCCTAAATAATTGGGACAGGGCTCGTCCCGCCTGTTGGAGTCCTCGCTTTCCTTTCTCATGTTCTCATTTAAAATGGGCTCATCCCATTATAATAGGCCCGTATAAGAAATCACAACAAGCCCAAATGCTTCATGGTTGAGATTGCTGATCTAAACTTGCTAaaaaaaatctcaaaaaaaaacTTGCTAAAAAAACATTACGTGATCTAAAACTACCTCTTCGTGAGATCCCAAATTCCCAATATTTCCTTGTGGTCAGTTTTTAGAGAATCCCCTATAAATACAAAGCTTTTCATGGCATATATCTTATACTCCACCCCACGCCTCCCATACCTAGCGTTccatcactactaggaaaaacctTACTAGTAGCGCTGGTTTTTTTGCTATTCGTTGCGCGGGCAGGCGCGCTACTGCAACGGCGCTACAACTACTTTTTAGCAGTAGTGCTTGTTTGACCCAGCGCTACAACTACCTATATGTAGTAGTAGCGCGCCTCTGTCCATCGCTACTTCTAATACTAGTAGCATACCCATACAACCAACTCTACTGGTAAGGCAGCGCTGCTACTACTCCAAAACCCCACGCTACTGCTAGTATTTTTTGTTGTATTCGTACTTTTATAGCTTTTTACAATTACAACATACACATACACTGAAACTATATGAAAAAGGAAtgtctcatcatcatcatcgaagTGGTACAACATACACTattgcaggatggtccaaacgcgacactacaatcagagacccttcgacgaaactatgtgccatgccataatcgcaaacggtggtgtaaaaaaaaccgtaaaaaggtgcaaaacgtttgcgatgacggatgcatcaaacacggtccAGAATTTcgttgcatgtgcgatgcagggcatacggttcagctcaattaactgtttgggatgaggaggaacagAAGAAATgggtagccagatgaaggcgtgtgcgatatacaacatacggttcgctaggatgaactgtgtgtgactAGGCAAAACAATGGAAACAGTTCATCTGAACAAGaggtgtgtgatacgcggcaaacaggtccgtaatcagaaatgtgtgcgaacaccaataataacacagacgattgctgctaataagtcgtgtgaattgctctgtctacagtagaataacatgtatatgtatatatatatatatatatatatatatatatatatatatatatatatatcactagtgcagaaccgggctttagtcCCGATACGTAatggcctttagtgccggttccttaaccggcactaaagggtggggaataaaggtcccccctttagtaccgattcggcacgaaccggcgctaaagtgccaccacgtggcaggagccaggcccgggtgcgggTAGAcaattagtaccggttggtaacaccaaccggtactaaatgtttgggcgGTTTTggctttattttttgtttttccttagtggttgttttacattataatgagttgttaaatcattaggtgaaagtaccgcagattagtttcgacaggatgcatgtggatcctagctaagtgatcatgtatatgccatatccatattacttgatcacctaagtgatcaagtaatatggatatggcaggtgatcaagtaatatggatatggcatatacatGATCACTTAGCTAGaatccatccagttgaaactgATCTGCGGTTTCTTTTATAAATGATATaggaagcaaagatatcatcgagttcaacatggtcatgatattatatgagttcataacaccacaaaagcaaatcagtctttgagattaagttcaggacgaagaacacggacatgagaggacaagtactaagagcatggcCTAGCTAATCACTcatgctgctctctctcaggtaaaatagcatagaacatttatagctctcctgattcatcatattggagcatgcagatgaacttATCTCCTAATCGTgagctgcgcttctgattgctgccccctagtacttctctgcgatcgttaacaattttgctccaatcattcactattaagcattcatcgcttttagaaatcctaaatgcactcatgtgcaacgTAGGAAGTCTTggtcgtaagctaaccattgacatgcgacctttagtctcgatccactgaggcacaactgtcatcgggagtccttGTTGAaaaacatcgtatagtaattaatatacttagcaatgaaagtttaggttggaaaataatgtatgcaaaagatgcactgaggacaaatagtaaattttttaccatctttcctaaatagatgtgaccgtagttcaatacgatcactattggtcgcaggttttgagtactaagattttcaaattcaggaaaattatttctcttgacagcatcaagatcctcatgccatgaaacataatgacttatctcctcgcagtttagtttagccccgggacagtggagggtcctgtctaccaagcgccggacatgtttgcttgaatggaaataagctgtcaatagaaattagtagtcaactatttttgaataaacaatatcgaagacgtaaatatggttgagaaactcacataatggtagaactggaggcatctgcacatcgacccagatgtctctattaccttcaatatcatcttccgaacgaatatcaaaggtgataaccatatcaggctcaaatgcataagccttgcatagtgcttg
The Aegilops tauschii subsp. strangulata cultivar AL8/78 chromosome 3, Aet v6.0, whole genome shotgun sequence genome window above contains:
- the LOC141042629 gene encoding uncharacterized protein, with translation MEFVKDYAVRNDDQKIVALDVEFTWPRGPTHMVAMVQLCISIYVLVYHIGLADEHCGLLVAILLDEEYTFVGVDINNDQKKLKRVGLVVRNFVDIQNMWRVPDPVTIKQKYGLADYASSIIHHGYNKMKDAITEDDNHIWAEAPLPLKNIYYASRDA